A DNA window from Chthonomonas sp. contains the following coding sequences:
- a CDS encoding TatD family hydrolase: protein MIDTHCHLYMADYFPDPARVVDEAAQAGVHQMVVIGIDSETSRQAVELADRFPEVYATVGWHPTNAATYTSAELRVLEELVGHEKVVAVGEIGYDFYWDKATPEEQDVCFAEQYEFAMSVQKPLIFHCREAYAYQIERLERLPPHPFVFHCFAGDAAQAQWTFDRGGYIGVDGPITYPKSQDLRDLIQSAPRDRVLIETDAPFLSPQKFRGKTNQPAYVRFVNQMVSNLWDVHPDEGERILDGNARRFFGI, encoded by the coding sequence ATGATCGACACCCACTGCCACCTTTACATGGCCGACTACTTTCCCGATCCCGCGCGGGTGGTGGATGAGGCGGCGCAGGCCGGTGTTCACCAAATGGTTGTCATCGGCATCGACTCGGAGACCAGTCGCCAGGCCGTGGAGTTAGCCGACCGTTTCCCTGAAGTTTATGCAACCGTGGGTTGGCATCCAACCAACGCCGCGACTTACACGAGCGCGGAATTGCGGGTGCTGGAGGAACTTGTCGGGCACGAAAAAGTGGTGGCCGTCGGCGAGATTGGCTACGACTTTTATTGGGATAAGGCGACCCCCGAGGAGCAGGATGTCTGCTTCGCGGAGCAGTACGAATTCGCGATGTCAGTTCAAAAGCCGCTCATTTTCCATTGCCGCGAGGCTTACGCTTACCAAATCGAACGGCTGGAGCGATTGCCGCCGCACCCCTTCGTCTTTCACTGTTTCGCCGGAGACGCGGCGCAAGCGCAGTGGACGTTCGATCGAGGCGGCTACATCGGCGTGGATGGCCCGATCACCTATCCCAAGTCGCAAGACCTGCGCGACCTGATCCAATCCGCGCCGCGCGATCGCGTGCTCATCGAGACCGACGCCCCGTTTTTGTCGCCGCAAAAGTTTCGCGGCAAGACCAATCAACCGGCATACGTACGGTTTGTCAACCAAATGGTGAGTAATCTGTGGGACGTCCATCCGGACGAAGGCGAAAGAATTCTCGACGGCAACGCTCGTCGCTTCTTCGGAATCTAG
- a CDS encoding saccharopine dehydrogenase NADP-binding domain-containing protein, which yields MKFTYAVLGAGMQGTAAAYDLAKFCDAKLIKMGDTSMDQANKATARVNMLTGTALCEASQVNALDPASLGKFLEGVDVLLSCVPYWMHPKIAKIAIECGVSMCDLGGNTEVTMETLHMDAAAKSAGVTLVPDTGLAPGLVNSLGLALIEQMDEADDVRMYCGVLPQNPVPPLNYKVTFNVEGLVTEYDYEAVALRDREITMVPTLTELEELDIKGAKMEAFVTSGGTSTAPYTLKDQGKVKNYQYKTIRFPGHCERIKLFKDFGFWNENEIEVKGVKVRPKDVFNEVFGPELAKFVDRDQCFVRAVAHGKKDGKDVTKQIDIHDKECERTGFTSMERLTGFSMAIYAKEIAEKNVPAGAIRYENAVTGTKFVEEIQKRGVELTFS from the coding sequence ATGAAATTCACTTATGCTGTGCTCGGCGCGGGCATGCAAGGGACGGCTGCGGCCTACGACCTTGCCAAGTTCTGCGACGCCAAGTTGATCAAAATGGGCGATACGTCCATGGACCAGGCCAATAAGGCCACTGCCCGCGTGAATATGCTCACCGGCACCGCCCTCTGCGAAGCATCGCAGGTGAATGCGCTGGACCCCGCCAGCCTTGGCAAGTTTCTGGAGGGCGTTGACGTTCTCCTTAGCTGCGTTCCTTACTGGATGCACCCGAAAATCGCGAAGATTGCGATTGAGTGCGGCGTGAGCATGTGCGACCTCGGCGGCAACACCGAAGTCACCATGGAAACCCTGCACATGGATGCCGCCGCAAAGTCGGCCGGCGTGACGCTGGTGCCGGACACCGGCCTTGCTCCCGGTCTCGTCAACTCGCTTGGCCTCGCGCTGATCGAGCAAATGGACGAAGCCGACGACGTGCGCATGTACTGCGGCGTCCTTCCGCAAAACCCGGTTCCGCCGCTGAACTACAAGGTCACCTTTAACGTGGAAGGCCTGGTGACGGAGTACGACTACGAAGCCGTCGCGCTGCGCGATCGCGAGATCACGATGGTGCCGACGCTCACCGAACTGGAAGAGCTCGACATCAAGGGCGCCAAGATGGAAGCCTTCGTGACCTCTGGTGGCACCTCCACCGCGCCCTACACCCTCAAGGACCAGGGCAAGGTGAAGAACTACCAATACAAAACGATCCGCTTCCCGGGTCACTGCGAACGCATTAAGCTGTTCAAGGACTTCGGCTTCTGGAACGAAAACGAGATCGAAGTGAAGGGCGTGAAGGTTCGACCGAAGGACGTGTTCAACGAAGTGTTCGGCCCCGAACTCGCGAAGTTTGTTGACCGCGACCAGTGCTTCGTGCGGGCCGTGGCGCATGGCAAGAAGGATGGCAAGGACGTCACCAAGCAGATTGACATTCACGACAAGGAGTGCGAGCGCACCGGCTTTACTTCGATGGAGCGCCTGACCGGCTTCTCCATGGCGATCTACGCCAAGGAAATCGCCGAGAAGAACGTTCCGGCGGGCGCGATCCGCTACGAAAACGCGGTCACGGGCACCAAGTTCGTGGAAGAAATCCAAAAGCGCGGCGTCGAGCTGACGTTTAGCTAA
- a CDS encoding MBL fold metallo-hydrolase — translation MNPQGEAIILGSGTSTGVPVLGFDYPASFLADPRNHRLRPSILLCGPTGNFQVDCGPDFRIQLLRAGISDLEAALITHSHADHIMGMDDLRSFSLKYRRPFPVYAWPEVQADIRRIYPYAFADFPVGVEVPRFDLQDVPAVIEVGGMEIETLTVMHGPTMRCVALRVAGFAYVTDVSDIPPAAWARLQDLDTLILDAVRYKPHPNHFHFEKAVEVARQLGARQTYFTHLSHDYDYQVVTAELPAGISLAYDGLRILF, via the coding sequence ATGAATCCGCAAGGCGAAGCCATCATCCTGGGATCGGGAACCTCAACTGGGGTCCCGGTCCTTGGCTTCGATTACCCGGCGAGTTTTCTCGCTGATCCGCGCAACCACCGCCTGCGCCCCAGCATTCTGTTGTGCGGTCCGACGGGGAACTTTCAGGTGGATTGCGGTCCCGATTTCCGGATCCAGCTGTTGCGAGCCGGAATTTCTGATCTCGAAGCCGCGCTGATCACGCACTCGCATGCCGATCACATCATGGGCATGGATGATCTGCGCTCGTTTTCGCTCAAGTACCGACGGCCCTTTCCGGTGTACGCGTGGCCGGAAGTTCAAGCCGATATTCGGCGGATTTACCCTTATGCGTTCGCCGATTTTCCGGTAGGAGTGGAGGTGCCGCGGTTTGACCTGCAAGATGTGCCCGCCGTGATTGAGGTCGGCGGCATGGAGATCGAAACTCTTACCGTGATGCATGGCCCCACCATGCGGTGCGTGGCGCTGCGCGTTGCCGGCTTTGCCTACGTGACCGACGTCAGCGACATCCCACCCGCGGCGTGGGCACGACTGCAAGACTTGGACACGTTGATTTTGGACGCCGTGCGGTACAAGCCGCACCCAAACCACTTTCATTTTGAAAAGGCGGTGGAGGTGGCTCGGCAACTCGGTGCCCGCCAAACCTACTTTACGCACCTGAGTCACGATTACGACTACCAGGTGGTGACCGCCGAACTTCCGGCGGGAATCAGCCTCGCCTACGACGGTCTCAGAATTCTTTTTTGA
- the maf gene encoding septum formation inhibitor Maf produces the protein MRPPNLKWPVILASGSPRRRELLASLGVEFTVVSPEVDETQLADEAPAATAARLARDKAFAVFDAHDDSLVIAGDTVVELDGESLAKPTDAADAARMLSLLSGRTHRVTTALVLRWPKGFQAIQDTTEVTFRELTATEIESYVATGEPLDKAGGYAIQGGARKFVTEIRGSESNVIGLPIELLQDALRDVR, from the coding sequence GTGCGCCCCCCGAACCTGAAATGGCCCGTCATCCTCGCAAGCGGATCGCCGCGACGCCGCGAGTTGCTCGCTTCGCTGGGCGTGGAATTCACCGTGGTTTCGCCCGAAGTGGACGAAACGCAGTTGGCGGATGAGGCACCGGCCGCGACCGCCGCACGGCTGGCTCGGGACAAGGCGTTTGCCGTGTTCGACGCGCACGACGACAGCCTGGTGATCGCGGGCGACACCGTGGTGGAACTCGACGGCGAATCCCTGGCCAAACCGACTGACGCCGCCGACGCGGCGCGTATGCTGAGCTTGCTTTCGGGTCGGACCCACCGCGTCACGACCGCGCTGGTCCTGCGTTGGCCCAAGGGATTTCAGGCGATTCAGGATACGACCGAAGTCACGTTTCGCGAACTAACCGCCACGGAAATTGAGAGCTACGTGGCCACCGGCGAACCGCTCGATAAGGCGGGCGGCTACGCGATTCAGGGCGGTGCGCGCAAGTTCGTCACCGAAATCCGCGGCTCCGAATCGAACGTGATCGGCCTGCCGATCGAGCTGCTGCAGGACGCCCTGCGCGACGTGCGTTAG
- a CDS encoding DegT/DnrJ/EryC1/StrS family aminotransferase: MRVPFLDLPAQYSEIQSEGEPEILEILRTAAYVVGKHNKGLEEEIAASHHAKHGIAVNSGTDALRILLQAAGVGPGDEVITSAFSFVATIETIIQVGARPVFVDIDEKSFAITRETIEPAITERTKAVMPVHLFGQLCDIAPIAALCEERGLVLVEDAAQAMESHHNGRYAGCWGVGGGLSFYVTKNLGAAGDGGLILTDSDAINEGCRSLRIHGMGKERYYYDAIGYTSRMAELQACVLRHKLKRLPHWTARRQELAKIYDVDLAHTDVVKPTILPGNNHCYHQYTILSDRRDALQAFLKEQEIDSMIYYPVPLHYHEPYKYLGFGKGDLSETERISLQCLSLPIHPHLTNKQVEWVTHCIREFYAS; encoded by the coding sequence ATGCGAGTTCCTTTCCTTGACCTACCCGCCCAATATTCGGAAATCCAATCCGAAGGCGAGCCGGAGATTCTTGAGATTTTGCGCACGGCCGCCTACGTCGTGGGCAAGCACAACAAGGGTCTGGAAGAGGAAATTGCGGCCTCGCACCACGCCAAGCACGGCATCGCGGTGAACTCGGGAACCGACGCTCTGCGGATTCTGCTTCAAGCGGCGGGCGTGGGCCCCGGCGACGAGGTCATCACGAGCGCATTTAGCTTCGTAGCGACGATCGAAACTATCATCCAAGTCGGCGCGCGACCGGTGTTTGTGGACATCGATGAGAAGAGCTTCGCCATCACTCGCGAGACCATCGAGCCGGCGATTACCGAGCGGACCAAGGCGGTTATGCCCGTCCACCTGTTCGGCCAACTTTGCGATATTGCTCCGATCGCGGCTCTTTGCGAGGAGCGCGGATTGGTGCTGGTGGAAGACGCCGCCCAAGCCATGGAAAGCCACCACAACGGCCGCTATGCGGGTTGCTGGGGCGTCGGCGGAGGGCTCAGTTTTTACGTCACCAAGAACCTCGGCGCGGCTGGCGATGGCGGTCTGATCCTCACCGATTCCGACGCGATCAACGAGGGTTGCCGCTCGCTGCGCATCCACGGCATGGGCAAGGAGCGCTACTACTACGACGCCATTGGCTACACCAGCCGCATGGCCGAGTTGCAAGCGTGCGTGTTGCGACACAAGCTTAAGCGCCTTCCGCACTGGACGGCCCGCCGCCAAGAGCTCGCCAAGATCTACGATGTAGACCTAGCGCACACCGACGTGGTCAAGCCTACGATTCTGCCCGGCAACAACCACTGCTACCACCAGTACACGATTCTCAGCGACCGCCGCGACGCGTTGCAAGCGTTCCTCAAGGAGCAGGAAATCGACTCGATGATTTACTACCCGGTGCCGCTGCACTACCACGAGCCGTACAAATACCTGGGCTTTGGCAAGGGCGATCTGTCCGAGACGGAGCGCATTTCGCTGCAATGCCTCAGCTTGCCGATCCATCCGCACCTCACCAACAAGCAGGTGGAGTGGGTCACGCACTGCATCCGCGAGTTCTACGCGAGCTAA
- a CDS encoding DUF5107 domain-containing protein, with protein sequence MPVQVFPDVLDCELEVARVESGVPAANWTNYPFPPVVGTGQSGPQSIRTVVLENELLRVTVAVDLGGRILEVLDKRTGTELLPKVNALTLAGLATTGVQWAVGPDVRPTATGPMHWMMQEPEDDDDAGELRLFELIPGAHLSLAVTLTLQPEEAVLAWEMRVHNRGFRSLEIWPGLRFPGETSLDSKRRAGFAVVDEDCAFDQPYQRHQMLGPRESAVLRAKLVAVSGTSELSEVNLAGSIHLQADQVFVQLSWPPEDAELHLQARSHQAFKSPLQLDQSLTARIPLTGDVANPARVIVTAGGQPILGATPESRPLSPNRKPALQPAIQTPETEEELSIATREAGLRGAAYARLGQLAAAAENWPLAAERFEAALMFNGDDPLAWADRALCDRHLAPDEQSQALLNAHFLSPMEPMLRAAAFLAQPGGFSADPHPLVAPLAEDPEALIDVAVRLLELGQWVDAGRWIDEALRHRPLALLKILQAYLLQFRSNMAAEAAGLVRDLETLPIEPPYPWHPTVLSALKELSDKFPDSPALQKWVKKEF encoded by the coding sequence ATGCCCGTTCAAGTGTTTCCCGATGTGCTCGATTGCGAGTTAGAAGTCGCGCGCGTGGAGAGCGGCGTTCCCGCCGCAAACTGGACGAACTACCCCTTTCCGCCGGTCGTGGGCACCGGGCAATCTGGCCCGCAAAGCATCCGAACGGTCGTTTTGGAAAACGAGCTACTTCGCGTGACGGTGGCCGTGGACTTGGGTGGTCGCATTTTGGAGGTGCTCGATAAGCGCACCGGCACCGAGCTGCTGCCAAAGGTCAATGCGCTGACTCTGGCCGGACTCGCGACCACGGGCGTGCAGTGGGCAGTCGGCCCAGATGTCCGCCCGACCGCCACCGGCCCGATGCACTGGATGATGCAAGAGCCCGAAGACGACGACGACGCGGGCGAACTGCGGCTCTTCGAACTGATTCCGGGCGCTCATCTGAGCCTCGCCGTGACGCTCACTTTGCAGCCCGAGGAAGCGGTTTTGGCTTGGGAGATGCGGGTGCACAACCGCGGATTTCGATCGTTGGAGATTTGGCCGGGCCTGAGGTTTCCGGGGGAAACGAGCCTCGATAGTAAGCGACGAGCCGGGTTCGCGGTGGTTGATGAGGATTGCGCATTCGACCAGCCGTACCAACGGCACCAGATGCTAGGGCCGCGGGAAAGCGCGGTGCTACGCGCTAAGTTGGTCGCCGTTTCCGGGACGAGCGAATTGAGCGAGGTCAATCTCGCGGGCTCAATCCACCTGCAAGCCGACCAAGTCTTTGTGCAGCTCAGCTGGCCACCCGAGGACGCGGAACTGCACTTGCAAGCGCGTAGTCATCAGGCGTTCAAATCTCCCCTGCAACTGGACCAGTCGCTCACCGCCCGGATTCCGCTGACCGGCGATGTGGCCAACCCCGCGCGCGTAATTGTCACGGCCGGGGGGCAGCCGATTCTCGGCGCGACGCCCGAAAGCCGCCCGCTAAGCCCCAACCGCAAACCCGCCTTGCAGCCTGCCATCCAAACGCCCGAGACCGAAGAAGAACTGTCGATTGCCACGCGCGAGGCAGGCCTCCGCGGCGCGGCTTATGCGCGGCTGGGGCAATTGGCCGCCGCCGCCGAAAACTGGCCGCTGGCCGCCGAGCGATTTGAGGCCGCGCTGATGTTCAACGGCGACGACCCACTCGCGTGGGCGGATCGCGCGCTGTGCGACCGACATCTTGCCCCCGACGAGCAATCGCAGGCGCTGCTGAACGCGCACTTCCTCAGCCCGATGGAGCCGATGCTCCGAGCGGCGGCGTTTTTGGCGCAGCCGGGCGGTTTCAGCGCTGATCCGCATCCTCTGGTTGCGCCGCTCGCCGAAGATCCCGAAGCGCTCATCGATGTCGCGGTTAGGCTGCTGGAACTCGGTCAGTGGGTGGACGCGGGCCGATGGATTGATGAGGCCCTCCGGCATCGTCCCCTGGCCCTGCTCAAGATTCTGCAGGCATACCTGCTGCAGTTCCGCAGTAACATGGCCGCCGAGGCGGCGGGGCTTGTTCGTGACTTGGAAACCCTGCCGATCGAGCCGCCCTACCCGTGGCACCCGACGGTGCTAAGCGCCCTCAAAGAACTGAGCGACAAGTTTCCCGACTCGCCAGCCCTGCAAAAGTGGGTCAAAAAAGAATTCTGA
- a CDS encoding HTTM domain-containing protein: MKAILAKLDEGLFGWGSPLAMGVYRILLGVAHLANWAIIGQHFEQFFTEKGLVTKDLAARFNGDVWRFNPLMSTPDNVTRLLYVVMILSAVCVMIGLFTRVSSVLLALLTIAFHVRNPVLLHGGDTLLRNMTILMALAPAGAALSVDAFLRRRRGEEPIGSVSLWPQRMMALQLAVVYVTSVVQKWNGESWKNGTATWYPPQLTEFQRFPVPAFLDTQPWLTITSYGTMLLEVALGTLVFWKPARRYVVLGGLLLHGSIEWRFNIPLFAFTICSCYVLYYSGEEWSQTLMRIRKRWNRGNEQAPSDVPL; encoded by the coding sequence ATGAAGGCAATTCTGGCCAAGCTGGACGAAGGTCTCTTCGGCTGGGGATCGCCCTTGGCGATGGGCGTGTACCGGATCTTGCTTGGCGTTGCGCACCTCGCTAACTGGGCGATCATCGGCCAGCACTTTGAGCAATTTTTCACCGAAAAGGGCTTGGTGACCAAGGACCTTGCCGCCCGATTCAACGGCGATGTATGGCGATTCAACCCGCTCATGAGCACGCCCGACAACGTGACCCGGCTGCTTTACGTGGTCATGATCCTCAGCGCGGTTTGCGTGATGATTGGGCTGTTCACGCGGGTTAGTTCGGTGCTTCTGGCGTTGCTGACCATCGCGTTCCATGTGCGGAATCCAGTCCTGCTGCACGGCGGCGACACGCTGCTGCGCAACATGACGATCCTCATGGCGCTTGCCCCGGCCGGAGCCGCGCTTTCCGTGGACGCCTTCCTGCGTCGCCGCCGAGGTGAGGAGCCGATTGGGTCGGTCAGCCTTTGGCCGCAGCGAATGATGGCCTTGCAACTGGCTGTGGTGTATGTCACCTCGGTCGTGCAAAAGTGGAACGGCGAAAGCTGGAAGAACGGCACCGCCACCTGGTACCCGCCGCAGCTCACCGAATTCCAGCGCTTCCCCGTTCCCGCCTTCCTCGACACGCAGCCCTGGCTGACCATCACGAGCTACGGGACCATGCTGTTGGAGGTCGCCCTGGGGACGCTCGTTTTTTGGAAACCAGCGCGCCGATACGTCGTGCTCGGTGGTCTGTTACTGCACGGTAGTATTGAATGGAGATTTAATATTCCGCTTTTTGCGTTCACCATCTGCTCTTGCTACGTTCTTTATTATTCGGGGGAGGAGTGGAGTCAGACCCTGATGAGAATTCGAAAGCGTTGGAATCGAGGAAATGAACAAGCTCCGTCAGATGTTCCGCTTTAG
- a CDS encoding cadherin-like domain-containing protein, whose protein sequence is MNQQFLFPMCLVALASIASAQEGKGWRDTQLNLPPANASETISRLSSYRLVTADLKSLRDSVAGAAFDRGGHTTGKPKAISVPRADGTTSTFLVTEYNLLSDELRQQHPTYKFYYGYNPANPVETVRLGFTDIGFHSTIDAVNGDEFIDPVAWGNTSDYYVYNRKNLRRGTNSLICGVTDEIDLSENDPFAPNPATGTIHFDAVGSNLKTYRLALNGTIEYTAARGGTVASAQSSMTVSMNRVNGIYEKDFGIRMSLNLLNPFIGSDPFTNTNGSTMLGQNQTQCDTNPGTANYDIGHVFSTGGGGVAGLGVVGVAGNKARGVTGGPSPTGDAFDIDYVAHEMGHQFGGAHTFNGSVGSCAGGNRSASSAYEPGSGSTIMAYAGICGTDDLQTNSDAYFHTRSVDQIVAWRNNAGSGGSAAANGNAAPVVNAGADYTIPLGTPFRLTGSATDANGDALTYCWEQYNLGSTTAATNTSTGVLFRSFNPSTNPYRTFPNLTAILNNSATPWEVLPTVARTMIFRCLVRDNRAGGGENNQDSTTITATGTAFSVTSQNTATTWNAGTPQTITWNVGGGSVASNVRIVFSRTSGTNFDSGTGVETIIASTPNDGSETINAPWGATTTGRFSVEAVGNIFFDVNNAALTINESNSVAITAAPATILAGASGTGTVNLSGPAPTGGLTFNLSDNNANVTVPATVVFAAGETSKNFAITTTGPATGGTVTLTLTRTGQSYSKTTTFALRTNGTPVGNNDAYTLPSAATYNSAISVLANDTDPDSDPLQATLVSTTPNGTLSLGTNGQFTYTPNGGFSGVDSFTYRATDTALNSGITTVNLTVPASDQVLTGNITLDQFSVSPAGQLITIEVYAVGGNTVLRSGSAVLDGSGNYSFTLGSPLAAGNYDVRVKGSHWLAKRLTNRAFSATAASGLNGTLTNGDVNGDNIVDIADYSLLAAAFDLATSGPEDLNGDGLVDIADYTILATSFDLSGDN, encoded by the coding sequence ATGAATCAGCAATTTTTGTTTCCGATGTGCTTAGTTGCGCTCGCGAGTATCGCGTCCGCACAAGAGGGTAAGGGGTGGCGAGACACCCAGCTGAACCTGCCGCCTGCCAATGCAAGTGAGACGATCAGCCGCCTTTCGAGTTACCGTCTTGTTACGGCTGACCTCAAATCGTTGCGGGATTCAGTGGCTGGCGCGGCGTTCGACCGCGGTGGTCACACAACGGGCAAGCCCAAGGCGATCTCCGTTCCGCGGGCCGATGGCACCACCAGCACGTTCTTGGTCACGGAGTACAACCTGCTCTCCGACGAACTGCGACAGCAGCATCCGACCTACAAGTTTTATTACGGCTACAATCCGGCCAACCCGGTGGAAACCGTGCGCCTTGGCTTTACCGACATTGGCTTCCACTCGACCATTGACGCGGTCAATGGCGACGAATTTATCGACCCGGTGGCCTGGGGCAACACGAGCGACTACTACGTCTACAATCGCAAAAACCTGCGACGCGGAACCAACTCGCTAATCTGCGGCGTGACCGACGAGATCGACCTTTCCGAGAACGATCCGTTCGCACCAAACCCGGCGACCGGCACCATCCACTTTGATGCGGTCGGCAGCAACCTCAAGACTTACCGTCTGGCACTGAACGGCACCATTGAGTACACCGCGGCCCGCGGTGGCACAGTTGCTTCGGCTCAAAGTTCGATGACGGTCTCGATGAACCGCGTGAATGGCATTTACGAAAAGGATTTCGGCATCCGCATGTCGTTGAACCTGCTCAATCCGTTCATCGGCTCGGATCCGTTCACCAACACCAACGGTTCGACCATGTTAGGTCAGAACCAAACGCAGTGCGACACAAACCCGGGAACAGCTAACTACGACATTGGTCACGTGTTCAGCACGGGTGGCGGCGGCGTCGCTGGACTTGGGGTTGTCGGCGTCGCCGGCAATAAGGCGCGCGGCGTCACCGGGGGACCCTCCCCAACGGGTGACGCGTTTGACATTGATTACGTTGCCCACGAAATGGGGCACCAATTCGGTGGCGCGCATACGTTTAACGGTTCTGTAGGCAGTTGCGCGGGCGGCAACCGCTCGGCATCGAGTGCATACGAACCGGGTTCTGGTTCGACGATCATGGCCTATGCTGGCATCTGCGGAACCGATGACCTGCAAACGAACTCGGACGCCTATTTCCACACGCGCAGCGTGGACCAAATCGTAGCTTGGCGCAATAACGCTGGGTCGGGCGGTAGCGCCGCGGCCAACGGCAACGCCGCTCCGGTAGTAAATGCTGGTGCTGACTACACGATCCCGCTGGGCACGCCTTTCCGCTTGACCGGTTCGGCTACCGACGCTAATGGCGACGCGTTGACCTATTGTTGGGAACAGTACAACCTCGGCAGCACGACCGCGGCAACCAACACCAGCACGGGCGTGCTGTTCCGAAGTTTCAACCCGAGCACGAATCCTTATCGCACCTTCCCGAATTTGACGGCGATTCTGAATAATTCAGCCACGCCATGGGAAGTCTTGCCAACGGTCGCTCGCACCATGATCTTCCGTTGCTTGGTCCGCGATAACCGGGCAGGTGGCGGCGAGAATAACCAAGACTCGACAACGATCACCGCAACGGGCACCGCGTTTAGCGTGACCTCGCAAAATACGGCGACGACGTGGAATGCAGGTACTCCGCAAACGATCACCTGGAACGTGGGTGGCGGCTCGGTCGCCAGCAACGTTCGCATCGTGTTCTCGCGAACCAGCGGGACTAACTTCGATTCGGGTACCGGCGTCGAGACGATTATCGCCAGCACGCCGAACGACGGATCAGAAACGATCAATGCTCCTTGGGGTGCCACGACTACGGGTCGCTTCTCGGTCGAAGCGGTCGGCAACATCTTCTTTGATGTGAACAATGCCGCCCTGACGATCAACGAAAGCAACTCGGTTGCCATCACCGCGGCTCCGGCCACGATCTTGGCGGGTGCAAGCGGCACGGGTACGGTGAACCTCAGTGGTCCGGCTCCGACAGGTGGACTCACGTTTAACCTTTCGGATAACAACGCGAACGTGACGGTCCCCGCCACGGTGGTGTTTGCCGCCGGCGAAACCAGCAAGAACTTCGCGATCACGACCACCGGTCCGGCAACGGGCGGCACCGTGACCCTGACGCTCACACGAACGGGTCAAAGCTACAGCAAGACCACGACGTTTGCGCTCCGCACGAATGGCACTCCGGTGGGTAACAACGACGCTTACACCTTGCCGAGCGCCGCAACCTACAATTCGGCCATTTCGGTCTTGGCCAACGACACTGATCCGGACAGCGACCCGCTGCAAGCGACGCTGGTCTCAACCACTCCGAACGGAACCCTCTCGCTGGGTACGAACGGCCAGTTCACCTACACGCCGAACGGCGGTTTCTCGGGCGTGGATTCGTTCACTTACCGAGCCACCGATACGGCGCTGAACAGCGGAATCACGACCGTGAATCTGACCGTTCCCGCCTCCGACCAAGTGCTGACGGGCAACATTACGCTCGACCAGTTCTCGGTGAGTCCGGCCGGTCAACTGATCACGATTGAAGTGTACGCCGTGGGTGGAAACACCGTGCTGCGAAGCGGTTCGGCGGTGCTCGATGGTTCGGGGAACTACTCGTTCACCCTCGGTTCGCCGCTGGCAGCCGGCAACTACGACGTCCGCGTCAAGGGTTCGCACTGGTTGGCCAAGCGACTGACCAACCGAGCCTTCTCGGCGACGGCGGCAAGTGGCCTCAACGGAACCCTGACGAACGGCGACGTGAATGGCGACAACATCGTTGACATTGCCGACTACTCGCTGCTCGCAGCGGCCTTCGACCTGGCGACGTCCGGACCGGAAGACCTGAACGGCGACGGCCTGGTGGACATCGCCGACTACACCATCCTTGCGACATCGTTCGATCTGAGCGGGGATAATTGA
- a CDS encoding CoA transferase subunit A — MNKLFPNATAALEGLVFDGMTVMSGGFGLCGISEHLIVALRDTGVKDITVISNNCGVDDFGMGLLLQTRQIRKMISSYVGENAEFERQFLSGELELEFNPQGTLAERIRAGGAGIPAFFTKTGYGTVVADGKETRQFDGEWYVMESGLRADLSLVKAWKADRSGNLVFRKTARNFNPMMATAGKVCVAEVEELVEVGELDSDHIHTPGIYVDRLIVGTNYEKRIERLTTRERA; from the coding sequence GACGGCATGACCGTCATGAGCGGCGGCTTCGGCCTCTGCGGAATCTCGGAGCACCTGATCGTCGCGTTGCGCGACACGGGCGTCAAGGACATCACTGTCATCTCCAACAACTGCGGCGTGGATGACTTCGGGATGGGCTTGCTTTTGCAAACCCGCCAGATTCGCAAGATGATCTCAAGCTATGTCGGCGAGAATGCCGAGTTTGAGCGGCAATTCCTGAGCGGCGAACTCGAACTTGAGTTCAATCCGCAGGGCACATTGGCCGAGCGGATCCGCGCCGGGGGCGCGGGCATTCCCGCGTTCTTCACCAAAACCGGTTATGGCACCGTGGTTGCCGATGGCAAGGAAACGCGCCAGTTTGATGGTGAATGGTACGTCATGGAAAGCGGTTTGCGCGCCGATCTCAGCCTCGTGAAGGCGTGGAAGGCCGACCGCTCGGGGAACCTGGTGTTCCGCAAGACCGCGCGCAACTTTAACCCGATGATGGCGACGGCAGGCAAGGTTTGCGTGGCCGAAGTGGAGGAATTGGTCGAGGTCGGCGAGCTCGATTCGGACCACATTCACACGCCGGGTATCTACGTCGATCGCCTGATCGTAGGCACCAACTACGAAAAGCGAATCGAGCGCCTGACCACCCGCGAACGCGCCTAA